The following proteins come from a genomic window of Lachnoclostridium phytofermentans ISDg:
- a CDS encoding glycoside hydrolase family 3 protein — MKKTMPTNSSAASVLQDVFQVAYDIVVESSLLFKNNNNALPLDVSNNKVAIFGRTQVNTIKGGKGSSDVNIDNAEYVNIIDGIRTRGVIDYFEPLARLYETWAKENPPEIDNEGVFTNSEMPLAAYPDIVEDAAVYTDTAIVIIGRSSGEFHDRTDSDYYLTQEERNMLQTVSDNFEKVIVVLNIASFIDMQWVNDYNPDAVLNVWLPGHKGGLPVADLLSGTVYPSGKLTGTWAVDINDYPTRNAMVNANMENGNGTWGQLNVNPVYVEDIYVGYRYFETFAPEKVAYEFGYGMSYTTFEQEIIRYDDSIEGTISVEVRISNTGINAGKEVVQVYFSAPQGKLGKPAKELIAYKKTDEIQPGEEQRVKLSFDVSQMSSYDDSGVTGYPYAYVMEVGNYEIYVGNSVKNVELAGTYSLSSRDNIPVMVEQLSQQAAVEERDVFQRLTVGENGEIAFETVPTREIPLEDIVYNDPPEILQTGDVGLKLSDVLIDPNLMDAFIAQLTDEEMAWLTCGNPSVRFQDYGPIAGGFGGWNGEDPSGSDLSKYGVTLTADGTIEAGVGNQNAKAGPDLTTYGINAVKTVDGPAGIRFVVVPLLPPPTPNIQFPSATAVAATFNIALIEQEGVTIAREANSYNIDIWLAPGMNIHRDPLSGRNFEYYSEDPLVSGMSAVAVTQGAQSQGMQVILKHFAANNQEIDRKTSNSILSERALREIYLKGFEIAVKKTNASGIMAAYPMINGSHGASNYETLTNILRGEWGFDGLVMSDWNPNFDNGQGSMVRAQCEVRMPEGYGGNASQVLEALSNGLLTRGQLQRGVKNILNTMMRSNTFRDANGYERNLMTYNDDDENILG, encoded by the coding sequence ATGAAAAAAACAATGCCCACAAACTCCAGTGCCGCTTCTGTGTTGCAAGATGTTTTCCAAGTGGCTTATGACATCGTTGTTGAAAGTTCTTTGTTATTCAAAAACAACAACAATGCCTTACCGCTAGACGTATCAAATAATAAAGTTGCCATTTTCGGTCGAACTCAGGTAAACACAATCAAGGGTGGAAAAGGATCCAGTGATGTTAACATTGATAATGCGGAATATGTAAATATCATTGACGGTATCCGTACCAGGGGCGTAATTGATTATTTTGAACCTCTTGCCCGGCTTTATGAAACATGGGCCAAGGAAAATCCGCCTGAAATAGACAATGAAGGTGTTTTCACCAATTCGGAAATGCCGCTAGCTGCTTATCCAGACATAGTTGAGGATGCGGCCGTCTATACCGATACAGCCATTGTGATTATTGGAAGAAGCAGCGGAGAATTTCACGACCGCACAGATAGCGATTATTATTTAACGCAGGAAGAAAGGAACATGCTTCAGACCGTATCCGATAACTTTGAAAAAGTTATCGTGGTGTTAAATATCGCTTCCTTCATTGATATGCAGTGGGTGAACGACTATAATCCGGACGCTGTGCTCAATGTATGGTTGCCTGGTCATAAAGGTGGACTCCCGGTAGCAGATCTATTATCAGGTACGGTGTACCCATCCGGCAAGCTGACCGGCACTTGGGCAGTTGATATTAACGACTACCCAACCCGCAACGCTATGGTAAACGCCAATATGGAAAACGGCAACGGCACTTGGGGTCAACTTAACGTAAATCCAGTTTATGTGGAAGATATTTATGTCGGTTACCGTTACTTCGAAACCTTTGCCCCTGAAAAAGTGGCTTATGAATTTGGCTATGGCATGTCATATACTACATTTGAGCAGGAAATTATCCGCTATGATGATTCCATTGAAGGAACAATTTCTGTTGAAGTAAGAATCTCGAACACCGGCATAAATGCAGGTAAGGAAGTTGTTCAGGTGTATTTCAGTGCACCACAGGGAAAATTGGGCAAACCCGCAAAAGAGCTGATTGCTTACAAAAAAACAGATGAAATTCAGCCAGGTGAGGAGCAAAGAGTTAAATTGTCATTCGACGTTTCGCAGATGTCATCCTACGATGATTCTGGTGTTACAGGATACCCATACGCTTATGTTATGGAAGTGGGAAATTATGAGATCTATGTCGGCAATTCTGTTAAAAACGTGGAACTGGCGGGTACTTACTCATTATCTTCTAGGGACAACATTCCTGTTATGGTTGAACAGCTTTCGCAGCAGGCTGCTGTAGAAGAGAGAGATGTGTTCCAGAGACTGACCGTAGGTGAAAACGGAGAAATTGCATTTGAGACCGTTCCCACAAGAGAAATTCCATTGGAAGATATAGTATATAATGACCCACCTGAGATTTTGCAAACGGGAGATGTGGGGCTTAAATTGTCCGACGTACTTATAGACCCAAATCTGATGGACGCTTTTATTGCCCAGCTTACAGACGAAGAAATGGCTTGGCTCACCTGCGGAAATCCTTCTGTCCGCTTTCAGGATTATGGTCCTATAGCGGGTGGGTTTGGCGGTTGGAATGGTGAAGATCCATCTGGTTCCGATCTCAGTAAATATGGTGTTACTTTAACAGCGGATGGTACCATAGAGGCGGGGGTTGGCAATCAGAATGCGAAAGCTGGTCCCGATCTCACTACTTATGGAATTAATGCTGTTAAAACAGTGGATGGTCCCGCAGGTATCCGCTTCGTCGTCGTACCCTTACTGCCACCACCGACACCAAACATTCAGTTCCCAAGTGCCACTGCGGTAGCCGCTACCTTTAATATTGCTCTGATTGAGCAAGAAGGCGTAACGATTGCCAGGGAAGCCAACTCATATAATATTGATATCTGGCTTGCCCCAGGCATGAACATCCACCGTGATCCGCTCAGCGGCAGAAACTTTGAGTATTATTCCGAAGACCCACTGGTAAGCGGTATGTCTGCGGTGGCGGTAACGCAGGGCGCGCAGTCCCAGGGCATGCAGGTGATCTTAAAACACTTTGCGGCCAACAACCAGGAAATAGACCGAAAAACTTCTAATTCGATATTATCTGAAAGGGCATTGCGCGAAATTTATCTGAAAGGATTTGAAATTGCGGTTAAAAAAACCAATGCATCAGGTATTATGGCAGCCTACCCCATGATTAATGGAAGCCACGGAGCATCCAACTATGAAACTCTCACAAACATACTGCGGGGGGAATGGGGATTTGACGGTTTGGTTATGAGTGATTGGAACCCAAATTTTGACAACGGACAAGGATCTATGGTTCGTGCCCAATGCGAAGTACGCATGCCTGAAGGATATGGAGGAAACGCCAGCCAAGTTTTAGAGGCTCTTAGCAATGGCTTGTTGACCCGCGGTCAGCTGCAAAGAGGCGTTAAAAACATCCTGAATACTATGATGAGATCCAATACGTTCCGTGATGCGAACGGCTATGAACGCAACCTGATGACATATAATGATGATGACGAAAATATTCTGGGTTAG
- the yiaK gene encoding 3-dehydro-L-gulonate 2-dehydrogenase: MRIQYDDMVKEFTRVLIKYGFSEEKAKLSAKLFADNSLDGVYSHGVNRFPRVISYIEKGYIKPEQTAAKTEAFGCVERWDGNLGMGNLNAQICMDRAIELSRTHGIGCIAIKNTNHWMRGGAYGWQAANAGCIGICWTNTMPNMPAWGAKDRRIGNNPFIVAIPRSSGAHVVADCAMSQFSYGKVEEYRLNGKKLPIPGGYDENDEITNDPAAIEKTSRILPMGYWKGSGLSIAFDLIATVLSGGNSVTEIGKLGEDEFAISQVMIAIDPSHFNDVALTDELINNVLDDIKASVPVKENGSIYYPGESSLNTRIENTEHGIPVQEEIWEKILLM, translated from the coding sequence ATGAGAATCCAGTATGACGATATGGTAAAAGAATTCACGAGAGTATTAATCAAATATGGTTTTTCTGAAGAAAAGGCTAAGCTTAGTGCAAAATTGTTTGCTGATAACAGTTTGGATGGAGTGTATTCACATGGTGTTAACCGCTTTCCAAGGGTTATTTCCTATATAGAAAAAGGATATATTAAACCTGAACAGACCGCAGCGAAGACTGAAGCATTCGGATGTGTGGAACGTTGGGATGGCAATCTTGGAATGGGAAATTTGAATGCTCAGATTTGTATGGATCGTGCAATTGAGCTTTCCAGAACACATGGAATCGGCTGTATTGCCATTAAAAACACGAATCATTGGATGAGAGGCGGTGCATACGGCTGGCAGGCTGCCAATGCAGGGTGTATAGGAATTTGCTGGACAAATACGATGCCTAATATGCCTGCTTGGGGTGCTAAGGACCGACGTATTGGTAATAATCCTTTTATTGTTGCAATCCCTAGAAGTAGTGGAGCCCATGTTGTAGCAGACTGTGCGATGTCACAATTTTCATACGGTAAGGTAGAAGAATATAGATTGAACGGTAAAAAACTCCCTATTCCAGGCGGTTATGATGAAAATGATGAAATCACTAATGATCCTGCGGCAATTGAAAAAACGAGTCGTATACTGCCAATGGGATATTGGAAAGGTTCAGGATTGTCAATTGCTTTTGATTTGATAGCAACCGTCCTTTCTGGTGGTAATTCGGTTACGGAGATTGGTAAGCTTGGGGAAGATGAATTTGCGATTTCCCAGGTAATGATTGCAATAGATCCATCACATTTTAATGATGTTGCTTTAACAGACGAACTTATAAATAATGTTCTGGACGATATCAAAGCTTCTGTTCCTGTTAAGGAAAATGGTTCAATTTATTATCCGGGTGAGAGTTCTCTCAATACAAGAATTGAAAATACGGAACATGGAATACCTGTACAGGAAGAGATTTGGGAAAAAATCCTGTTGATGTAA